One region of Baekduia soli genomic DNA includes:
- a CDS encoding ArsR/SmtB family transcription factor: MSGLDHGPITAAPVTREEAAALARLLHVLADDTRILLISTLLHAPEGELHSRELQERLHLHQPTASHHLRKLVRSGILEREQRGPYAFFRLAPDALPRLRAIFDGQPPRVRRARSRRPTV; encoded by the coding sequence ATGTCGGGACTCGATCACGGCCCGATCACGGCCGCGCCTGTGACACGCGAAGAGGCAGCGGCACTCGCTCGGCTGCTGCACGTGCTTGCCGACGACACACGCATACTTCTGATCAGCACCCTGCTGCACGCGCCAGAAGGCGAACTGCATAGTCGTGAGCTGCAAGAACGCCTGCACCTGCACCAGCCAACCGCCAGCCATCACCTGCGTAAGCTCGTGCGCTCAGGCATTCTCGAGCGCGAGCAGCGCGGCCCCTACGCCTTCTTTCGGCTCGCACCCGACGCCCTGCCACGGCTTCGGGCTATTTTTGACGGCCAGCCACCCCGCGTCCGGCGCGCCCGTTCTCGCCGGCCGACGGTCTAA